One part of the Glycine soja cultivar W05 chromosome 11, ASM419377v2, whole genome shotgun sequence genome encodes these proteins:
- the LOC114374357 gene encoding cytokinin dehydrogenase 6-like translates to MMIKLLHHPLTTNKSSYRKMRYPSFSLLREHNILFIRGFMILFLSCITIQLNFCISSTPSSLKALPLEGHFSFEEADLKHAASDFGNRYQSHPMAVLHPKSVSDIANTIKHIWNLGPSSQLSVAARGHGHSLQGQAQAHGGVVINMESLSVPEMQVHTGESSPYVDVSGGELWINILHETLRYGFTPRSWTDYLHLTVGGTLSNAGVSGQAFRHGPQISNVQKLEIVTGTGEVVNCSEEQNGELFHSVLGGLGQFGIITRARIFLEPAPAMVKWIRVLYADFTAFIRDQEKLIFAEKAFDYVEGFVIINRTGLLNNWSSSFNPQDPVQASEFKSDGRTLFCLELAKYYNLEETLLVNQEVEKHLSRLNYIPSTLFLTEVTYVDFLDRVHTSEVKLRSKGLWDVPHPWLNLFIPKTKIHHFAEVVFGNIVKETSNGPVLIYPVNKSKWDNRTSVVIPEEDIFYLVAFLASAVPSSNGPDGLEHILSRNKKILEYCERANLGVKQYLPHYSTQEEWTAHFGSQWEIFKKRKSLYDPLAILAPGQGIFQKSITFS, encoded by the exons ATGATGATTAAACTTCTCCACCACCCTTTAACCACCAACAAGTCTTCCTACAGAAAAATGAGATATCCGTCATTCAGCCTCCTTAGAGAACACAACATTCTGTTCATAAGGGGCTTCATGATCTTGTTCCTCAGCTGCATAACCATTCAGCTTAATTTCTGTATTTCCAGCACCCCTTCTTCTCTCAAAGCACTTCCCTTGGAGGGACACTTCAGTTTTGAAGAAGCTGACCTTAAACATGCAGCCAGTGACTTTGGCAACAGGTACCAATCTCACCCCATGGCAGTGCTGCATCCAAAATCAGTTTCTGACATTGCAAACACCATAAAGCATATCTGGAACTTGGGGCCAAGTTCTCAGCTCAGTGTTGCAGCTAGAGGCCATGGCCACTCACTCCAGGGGCAAGCACAGGCCCATGGAGGAGTTGTTATCAACATGGAATCACTCAGTGTCCCAGAAATGCAGGTGCATACAGGAGAATCATCTCCTTATGTTGATGTCTCAGGAGGGGAATTGTGGATAAACATCTTGCATGAGACACTAAGGTATGGATTTACACCAAGATCATGGACAGATTACTTACATCTCACAGTTGGTGGCACTTTGTCCAATGCTGGTGTAAGTGGCCAAGCATTTAGGCATGGTCCCCAGATAAGTAATGTTCAGAAGCTGGAGATTGTTACAG GAACTGGAGAAGTGGTAAACTGTTCTGAGGAGCAGAATGGTGAACTCTTTCACAGTGTACTTGGAGGGCTAGGTCAGTTTGGCATTATAACAAGAGCAAGAATATTCCTGGAACCAGCACCTGCCATG GTAAAATGGATCAGGGTGTTGTATGCAGATTTCACAGCATTCATTAGAGACCAAGAGAAATTAATATTTGCAGAAAAGGCCTTTGATTATGTTGAAGGATTTGTGATAATAAACAGAACTGGTCTGCTAAATAACTGGAGCTCATCCTTCAACCCACAAGACCCAGTTCAAGCTAGTGAGTTCAAGTCAGATGGAAGAACTCTCTTCTGCCTAGAATTGGCCAAATACTACAATCTTGAAGAAACCCTTCTAGTGAATCAG GAAGTTGAGAAACATTTGTCCCGCTTGAACTATATCCCATCAACACTTTTTCTAACGGAAGTCACATATGTAGACTTTCTAGACAGGGTGCATACCTCAGAGGTCAAGTTGCGTTCAAAAGGCTTGTGGGATGTTCCACACCCATGGCTCAATCTTTTTATACCCAAAACCAAAATACACCATTTCGCAGAGGTTGTCTTCGGGAACATCGTTAAAGAAACAAGCAACGGCCCTGTCCTTATCTACCCAGTAAATAAATCAAA ATGGGACAACAGAACTTCTGTTGTTATTCCAGAGGAAGATATTTTCTACTTAGTGGCATTTCTTGCCTCTGCAGTCCCCTCTTCCAATGGTCCTGATGGCCTTGAGCACATTTTGAGTCGGAACAAAAAAATTTTAGAGTATTGTGAAAGAGCCAATCTTGGGGTAAAGCAATATTTGCCCCACTACTCTACACAGGAAGAATGGACGGCGCACTTTGGTTCCCAATGGGAgattttcaagaaaagaaaatcacttTATGACCCTTTGGCTATACTTGCCCCTGGCCAAGGAATATTTCAAAAATCAATAACCTTCTCATGA